In one window of Desulfonatronum thioautotrophicum DNA:
- a CDS encoding FAD-binding oxidoreductase, with protein sequence MVVESWGRFPHAPQCAHPVHWRADIAAHLSQLARKQKHTLAFGNGLSYGDSCLASSGHVLDMRQVDRFLSADWDEGVIRAEAGVTLEVVLALAIPRGWFLPVTPGTRYVTLAGAVANDVHGKNHHVRGTFGNHVRRLHLVRSDGPDQECSPRENADMFAATIGGLGLTGIITWVELQLMPIRSSRIVGTSIRFGSLDEFFTLSNELDPLHEYTVAWIDCLARGSDAGRGVYMVGNHALDGCLEIDPGRQLSVPFVLPFSAVNQLSLRLFNTIYYRARKSGRHSQVIPYAPFFYPLDKILHWNRLYGPRGFQQYQCVIPECHAEAAMLEILRTVATSGTGSFLAVLKRCGDVCSPGLLSFPLPGTTLALDFPRGRDTNNSLFPRLDAIVRAAGGRLYPAKDAAMRGEDFRAFYPNWEQLESLRDPVLCSRFWKRVTP encoded by the coding sequence ATGGTTGTCGAGTCCTGGGGCCGTTTCCCCCATGCCCCACAGTGCGCACACCCCGTGCATTGGCGCGCTGATATTGCTGCGCATTTGTCGCAGCTGGCCAGAAAGCAAAAGCATACCCTGGCCTTTGGCAATGGCCTGAGCTACGGGGATTCCTGCCTGGCATCCAGCGGGCATGTTCTTGACATGCGTCAAGTGGATCGTTTTCTTTCCGCCGACTGGGACGAGGGGGTGATCCGCGCCGAGGCAGGGGTGACCCTTGAGGTTGTTCTGGCCTTGGCCATACCTCGAGGCTGGTTTTTGCCTGTAACCCCGGGTACGCGCTACGTAACCCTCGCGGGGGCAGTGGCCAACGACGTCCACGGCAAGAACCATCACGTTCGCGGCACATTTGGCAATCATGTACGCCGATTGCACCTGGTCCGCTCTGATGGACCTGACCAGGAATGCTCGCCGCGGGAGAATGCTGACATGTTCGCGGCCACCATTGGCGGTCTTGGGTTGACCGGGATCATTACTTGGGTGGAGCTACAGCTTATGCCCATCCGCTCCAGCCGGATCGTGGGGACGAGCATACGCTTCGGTAGCCTGGACGAATTTTTTACCCTGTCCAACGAATTGGATCCTCTCCACGAATACACCGTTGCCTGGATTGACTGCCTGGCCAGGGGGAGCGATGCCGGTCGCGGCGTGTACATGGTGGGCAACCATGCCCTCGACGGATGCCTGGAAATCGATCCTGGCCGGCAATTGAGCGTACCATTTGTATTGCCCTTTTCAGCCGTCAACCAGCTGTCCCTGCGCCTGTTCAACACCATCTATTACCGTGCCCGCAAATCCGGCCGACATTCCCAGGTAATCCCTTATGCGCCGTTCTTCTATCCCCTGGACAAGATCTTGCACTGGAACCGTCTGTACGGGCCGCGGGGTTTTCAACAGTACCAGTGCGTGATTCCGGAATGTCACGCGGAAGCCGCCATGCTTGAAATTCTGAGAACTGTCGCCACATCTGGCACCGGCTCGTTTCTGGCAGTCTTGAAACGCTGCGGCGATGTGTGCTCCCCCGGCCTACTGTCGTTTCCTCTGCCCGGGACAACGCTGGCCCTGGATTTTCCCCGCGGCCGGGACACCAACAACTCCCTGTTCCCAAGGCTCGACGCCATTGTCCGTGCTGCCGGGGGCAGGCTCTATCCAGCCAAGGATGCCGCCATGCGTGGCGAAGATTTTCGCGCGTTTTATCCCAACTGGGAACAGCTGGAGTCCTTGCGTGATCCTGTTCTCTGTTCACGGTTTTGGAAAAGGGTTACTCCATGA
- a CDS encoding UbiA family prenyltransferase, whose amino-acid sequence MQNQIIPVVVDLDGTLVDTDILYESFFNCFQVVLLQPHLFIRSLFKGKAFLKEYLSQFSCVDITRIPYNNDVVQLLKEFKEQGRPLVLATATHRIYADAVANHLGLFDLVIATEGSVNLSTHEKRDALVARFGEKGFDYIGNSHDDLSVWASARKALLVNPESGVERKARDLRNVDIVLRNRPPAWSVWPRALRLHQWVKNLLLFVPLLAAHRVWEGDLLVLGVVAFVSFGLCASSVYLLNDLLDLKDDRHHPTKRHRPFACGALPLHHGFMAIPILLGLGFISSFLFLPHGFTLALAGYFGLTLAYSLLLKRLMMVDVITLAFLYTMRIIAGSLAFALMLTFWMLAFSMFLFLSLALVKRYAELHQARKKGRMAKSRGRDYYPDDLEMVSSLGAAAGYLAVLVLALYIKDEATLDLYSRPEMIWLACPVLLYWISRVWMITHRGAMQDDPVLFAVKDPVSLLSGVFIGLSFLLAI is encoded by the coding sequence ATGCAAAACCAAATAATTCCTGTTGTTGTTGACCTGGACGGAACCCTTGTCGATACTGATATATTGTACGAGTCTTTCTTCAATTGCTTTCAAGTAGTTTTATTGCAGCCACATTTGTTTATTCGCTCTCTTTTCAAGGGAAAAGCTTTTCTCAAGGAATATTTGTCCCAATTTTCTTGCGTGGACATTACCCGCATTCCCTACAACAATGATGTTGTTCAATTACTGAAGGAGTTTAAAGAACAGGGAAGGCCTCTCGTCCTTGCAACGGCGACACACCGTATCTACGCGGACGCCGTGGCGAATCACCTCGGCCTTTTTGATCTTGTCATTGCCACGGAGGGATCAGTAAATCTGTCCACGCACGAAAAACGCGATGCCCTGGTTGCAAGGTTTGGCGAAAAGGGCTTTGACTACATCGGCAACTCCCATGACGATCTTTCTGTCTGGGCGTCAGCGCGAAAAGCCCTTCTGGTCAATCCGGAATCCGGGGTTGAGCGCAAGGCTCGCGACCTGCGGAACGTCGACATTGTACTGCGGAACAGGCCGCCTGCCTGGAGTGTTTGGCCGCGAGCCTTGCGCCTGCATCAGTGGGTCAAGAATCTGCTCTTGTTCGTACCCTTGCTGGCAGCCCACAGAGTCTGGGAAGGTGACCTGCTGGTCCTGGGGGTTGTTGCTTTTGTCAGTTTTGGTCTTTGCGCATCCAGCGTTTATCTGCTCAATGACCTTCTCGACCTGAAGGATGACCGTCATCACCCCACCAAGCGCCATCGTCCCTTTGCGTGCGGTGCCTTGCCGCTGCATCATGGATTCATGGCCATCCCGATTCTTCTTGGTCTCGGTTTCATCTCTTCCTTTCTGTTCCTTCCGCATGGATTTACCCTGGCCTTGGCAGGCTACTTCGGCCTGACCCTGGCATATTCACTGCTCTTGAAGCGCCTGATGATGGTGGACGTGATCACCCTGGCCTTCCTGTACACCATGCGGATTATTGCCGGCTCATTGGCATTTGCTCTGATGCTTACGTTCTGGATGCTGGCCTTTTCCATGTTTCTTTTTTTGAGTCTGGCCCTGGTCAAACGCTATGCCGAGTTGCATCAGGCCCGAAAAAAAGGAAGAATGGCCAAATCCCGGGGAAGAGACTACTACCCCGACGACCTGGAGATGGTTTCTTCCCTTGGCGCTGCCGCTGGATATCTTGCTGTCCTGGTGCTGGCCCTGTACATCAAGGATGAAGCAACACTGGATCTGTATTCCAGACCGGAAATGATCTGGCTGGCCTGCCCCGTGCTGCTGTATTGGATCAGCCGGGTCTGGATGATCACCCATCGCGGAGCCATGCAGGATGATCCGGTCTTGTTCGCGGTCAAGGATCCGGTCAGCCTGCTGTCTGGTGTGTTCATCGGCCTGTCATTCCTGTTGGCAATATGA